The DNA sequence TTTTCACTTTGTCATATGCAGAGTTGATCTTTTGAGAGCGAAACtcaccgttttttttttaatctagatTTTTAAATCGACCCGACACCTTGTTCTCGTCGAGAAAACAATTCAATACTAATAAGAAACAAATGAAGAGCGAAACATTTCGAAAAACCAACTAATAGTTATATTCGGGTCAATCGGTCGTGTATAAACATTTGTTATTCCTCCTTTTGATCTCGACAAAGTTAGTTATCAAAAGGGATGATTTATAATCTTTGATTGGATCGTATATAAGGCGTATCTAAGTTGGATTAAGCATGTCAtgaacaatttaattatataaatatatttataagGAGTGAGATTAGATTAGGTAACTTGATTCGGTGTGATTCTCTCGATGATGGAACTAGGAATGGGCTCCAATGTCAAGGAGGCTAGACAAGAAGCAGGATGAAATTTTGGATTATGCCCATGCCAAAATTCTCCAAGGTCGGAACATGGGTACCAAAAGGATAACAAATCACATTCCCATCGAGATTCTCAATGCCTTTTAACTTTGTCCTTTTTCCCAATTTGATATATGTGACCCACAATCCCAATCGATCCCTTATGCCAAATTATATCTGTCCTTTTGCTTTCAAAGGATTAAAAACTCTGAATTATGCATACCGCGATATCAATGCCTCGATCTTTTTATGTGttatcaaaatccaaatttgtaTCAGCATAACTAAAACACACTTCGtcaccacacacaaaaaaaaaaaatcctaaattttgctTACCGTGGTACGAGTACTCCaaactgtttttttatttttatttttcatgtcgCCGACAGCCCAAACTTGTATcggtataaaaaaataaaaaagtttgtgCAAATGGGTGATACGATGGGCAAAATTTAGGCTAAAAtaactgttttctttttccttttttttgaaacataaaccaTACTCATCATCAACTCTATTTAGTCATTTACCTTCTCACGCACTTATTCCCTTTCCTTTATGATGATGATTCCTATTTTTTCCTTAAGCACACAAAGTCTTGTTTTCCCTCTCATTTTTATGCACAAAAGAATTTAATAGTTCCATAATTATCGAGTGGTGAACATTGCCAACGTAGAAAAGCAAGGTACTTTTGCTCCCAGAAACTATCTTTTCGATGACCTTGTCAGCAAAACGAGATATCTCTTTGTTATCTTCTACGGATCACTACCCACGCTCCAATGGGAACAGAACAGTACAATGGCCTAAGATGGCATCTCCCCTCCCCAATATGAAGACAAACACAAATGCCATGCCCATGAGTGGAAATTACACATAGATTAGGTGTTGGATCCACAAATGTGAGACCCTGCACACAAAGCtaacaagaaaagggaaataaagTCACAAAAACTCATGAGCATCTTCTGCGGGAAAGACAATAATGCCAACTCCGAAAGAAGGATGACATAGCTAAAGAAGTCATGCTTTGCATTGTCATCTCTGCATTCTTTAACACAAGCAAATGCTAGGCATTTGGAAGATCACCCGAACCCCATTGTTCTTCATCGCCTTTCCGCATTGTTTTCTTGAATGCTAATGCTGAGAGTGAGAGGCCTGATCAGAGTGATGCAGACAATGAGTACATAATTGCCATCCAGGATTGCTCCTGCAGATTTTGAACCAAAAACGGTAATAACTGAAGTGGTTAATATGCCCAATAATATGAGATAAATGAAAGATACCAACAGCGGCAGCAGCAGAGTTCCTCGTACATATTTTCTGCTAACACCAGCATAGACAGCGACAATCGCACAAAACTTAAGGATGGAAGGTTTCGATGTAgagtacttttaatttgtctgaACTTTTCTCCCCCGAAGGAGGCAGGGCCAAAACAATCAGAAAAACATGAAACGTTCGAAGCACACTGAATAATATTGCTGAGGTTAACAGATTTTCTCACCGCAATCGCGACAAAGTCGAGATCAACTATACATTATCTAACATTCTGGAGAACATACAATGACCAAGTAGATAGTAGATACATCTATACGCAATCTCTTGCATTACTTGGTTCCTACAAAATCGGTGTATTGCCATTGCACAAAATTTGCGGAAGCAGCGTGGAGATCTGCAAGTAAGGAAATTTACAAACTACTATTCCCCCAGAATTCTGGCTCCCTCATACATCACATCAGAGTGCAGATCTTCGATAGTGCTAATGCACCTGTAGCCATTAACTTCTCTTAAACCTATCCAACCACTGCGCGTAAGGAAATCTCGGAAATCCTCTTCAGTGTATAGTGTTTTCTCTTCTATCCGATCAGATCCATCGTACATGCAAACTTTTATGGTGATCCCTGCCAAAGTCACAACTTCTTCATCATATTGTGCAAATCACCATCAAGTACTCAAATAATTGGCTTTTAATCAAACGCCAGTGATCTGAGGTGTTGAAGTTATAAAAAACCTTCATCAAGGTGGAGAGTGTAATTTCCTACAGGCATATCTCTATCGAGGCACCGAATAACCTGGTTCTCATCCTCCAGCCAAAATGCCCGCTTAGTTCTTAATCTAAACGCTGACTTGATTGCCTCTTTGATTGCATCTCCACTTCCATCTATACCAACCCTTCTGACATAGTCACCCAACTTGACTGTAATAACTCTCCCTCCATATGATGACTGGTCCCCTCCTGCCATTACTGACAGTAAAAGTGCTAAATGATCAAACACAGGAGACAAATTAACACATACAACTATGGGTTACATTTAAGTTAGGCCATTTTCCTTTAACATTGCCAAGACACGAAATACAACACAAGTGACAAGCTCTACTGTCATTAGCATATAATAAATACCAAAACAACTATAGAACAAGTACATATGGTGTTTCTCCAAttttaaaacatgaaaaaggtCATCAGAACAGGAAGATTTCATGCAGTACCAGTGAACAGGTACTTCCAGCTCAGGTTTCAGGAAAAAGAGCCATGGTGAAAAACATCTTCCTTTGAGAAACGATCCTGGCTGTTATCTGCAGGCTACACCTACATCCTATCCAACAAAGTACTTCAAACATCGAGTATCTTAATTTGCACTTTGATGCCTAATGCAAGCTGTCGCAATCTTAAACTCAGATTCGAATTACCAAGAGATGTGCCAAAGAGAACATCTTTAATCATGACAACATGATAAATCTTTTTCAGTCATATTCTTCCCAATGTTAGTAGGAAACTGGTACATATTGGTATTAACTCTATCAAACCAGCGGAACAAAAGCaaattaggacacttgagttgcTGCCCCATATGACTACCATAACTTGTGACATTCAGACTTGTAGACCACACCACTAGTCAATTATTAACCAAATGATGTGCATGAACTCTCACAAATGATAGTGTCAACAAAGCACTGACGTCATAGTATAAACACAATGTAGAAAGCTGCAATTGCAGCTACGTGTTCAATCAAAGTGTTTTTCACCGACGAACACCATATTACTGGAAATTAGACCAACTACAATACTCAATAACCACACTTTCAAGGAAACCAATGGCACATAGTACATGAGAACTTCCTGTAAGAATTTTAGATGCCTACCATTTCCCGGCGCATCTCTCCAGTTCCAAGGAGGAACTCCACTGGCTTCCACAGCATCAGCAGTAGTTATAGCAAGAGGATCACCATCTTGATCTAAGTGCCTGTCCATGTTGACTGTTGCCTGTCCACTAGCTGTAAGCAATAAAGTCATCGAAGAAATTCAGATAAAGTGCAAGAAGGAATGTACTGCCAGCTTTGCAAATATGGCGTACCACATAAACAACGTAGACCCATGATCATCCAGGTTGTTCATAGCATCATAAAAAGTTTCACCTTCATGGCTAAGTGATAGCGAAATGTAAGGAACAAGAGCAGGAGAGATACTTTTCCTGACCCAATTTGGTAACAGGCCAGAGAATCAATTGTGTCTGATAAGACAATTACCGAGAGGACACAAATCTTGCAGACACTGTTTAAACCTGCTTCAAATTGAGAAACACAGGCTTCCATGGACATTCTATGCATTCCTTTAACCTGTAGGATAGTCTGTTCTGTAAATGGCCTACTCAATGGAAGTCCGGTCGAGCCCACTAGTGTTCGATGGACTCCCTTCATGCGTTCTCGACCTCATATTCCACTCTCAACAAGTTTCCACAACTGTTGACTAATTTATCTCTGTCTCTATCGATGATGCACATCACTGGGCACTTCAAATCTAGATTCTGCATGCCTatgaagaaaaaacaaaagaatagcAATGCAACACTGCTTCACATTCTCAAGATTTGGCAGGAAGTACCTTCCGTGGGTCCGAATTGGATGCCGGAATCATCGAAACCTGAAACATTAACTGAAACAGTCACAATTTCTCATCCTTGAGATCACATTTGACTATCACAAACAAGAATAGAAGCCCAAAAGATGATATCAGAGGTTCTTGCAATTCAAACGCTTCTCGCTAATAAACCGAAAAGCTAATGTTGACAAAATAGGCTATGAAACACATAATGCGGAGCATCAACGCTCTTTGGCCTTTTGGCAAACAGTTAAACTGCTATTTTCATGTACCCCTCCTCACACAGCCAAATACAAATACAATGCTATTCTAATTCCGAACAAAGAAATTAACGGAgcatgacaaagaaaagcaCTTGGCATTTCGATATTCACACCTTTGTCGGAGAACTGAATGAAAGGGTCGACTTTAGGGGGTCGACCAGACCCCCCAAAGACtcctccgccaccgccaccgccaccgccacagCAACCACTGCCGCCCCCGCCCCCGTTCCTATTCCTATCTCTGAGAAGCTCCTCGAGCTCCTTGTAATACGTCATCTTCGCCGACCCGGCACCACCCTTGTCGCTCTGATGGTGCTGCTCCTGCTCCTGGTTGTGCCTCGCCTTCTTGAACTCCTTGAGCAGGTTGCGCCACTTGTCGGTGCACATGGTGGGGGAGCGGTCGAAGCCCTTCTCCCTCATCTTGGCGGAGATCTGCTCCCACAGGTGCTTGTTCGACTTGGACGTGTTGAACATCCCGTCCACCTC is a window from the Rhodamnia argentea isolate NSW1041297 chromosome 8, ASM2092103v1, whole genome shotgun sequence genome containing:
- the LOC115741342 gene encoding trihelix transcription factor GT-4-like isoform X2, yielding MYLSDKPRPSPGPTDLSDREMMLEVVAIDPLSHHPHPHHQQQMILADSSGGEDHEPEPGPELRATKKRAETWVAEETRSLIGFRREVDGMFNTSKSNKHLWEQISAKMREKGFDRSPTMCTDKWRNLLKEFKKARHNQEQEQHHQSDKGGAGSAKMTYYKELEELLRDRNRNGGGGGSGCCGGGGGGGGGVFGGSGRPPKVDPFIQFSDKGFDDSGIQFGPTEASGQATVNMDRHLDQDGDPLAITTADAVEASGVPPWNWRDAPGNVMAGGDQSSYGGRVITVKLGDYVRRVGIDGSGDAIKEAIKSAFRLRTKRAFWLEDENQVIRCLDRDMPVGNYTLHLDEGITIKVCMYDGSDRIEEKTLYTEEDFRDFLTRSGWIGLREVNGYRCISTIEDLHSDVMYEGARILGE
- the LOC115741342 gene encoding trihelix transcription factor GT-1-like isoform X3, whose product is MYLSDKPRPSPGPTDLSDREMMLEVVAIDPLSHHPHPHHQQQMILADSSGGEDHEPEPGPELRATKKRAETWVAEETRSLIGFRREVDGMFNTSKSNKHLWEQISAKMREKGFDRSPTMCTDKWRNLLKEFKKARHNQEQEQHHQSDKGGAGSAKMTYYKELEELLRDRNRNGGGGGSGCCGGGGGGGGGVFGGSGRPPKVDPFIQFSDKVNVSGFDDSGIQFGPTEASGQATVNMDRHLDQDGDPLAITTADAVEASGVPPWNWRDAPGNVMAGGDQSSYGGRVITVKLGDYVRRVGIDGSGDAIKEAIKSAFRLRTKRAFWLEDENQGSP
- the LOC115741342 gene encoding trihelix transcription factor GT-4-like isoform X1, with translation MYLSDKPRPSPGPTDLSDREMMLEVVAIDPLSHHPHPHHQQQMILADSSGGEDHEPEPGPELRATKKRAETWVAEETRSLIGFRREVDGMFNTSKSNKHLWEQISAKMREKGFDRSPTMCTDKWRNLLKEFKKARHNQEQEQHHQSDKGGAGSAKMTYYKELEELLRDRNRNGGGGGSGCCGGGGGGGGGVFGGSGRPPKVDPFIQFSDKVNVSGFDDSGIQFGPTEASGQATVNMDRHLDQDGDPLAITTADAVEASGVPPWNWRDAPGNVMAGGDQSSYGGRVITVKLGDYVRRVGIDGSGDAIKEAIKSAFRLRTKRAFWLEDENQVIRCLDRDMPVGNYTLHLDEGITIKVCMYDGSDRIEEKTLYTEEDFRDFLTRSGWIGLREVNGYRCISTIEDLHSDVMYEGARILGE